A section of the Xiphias gladius isolate SHS-SW01 ecotype Sanya breed wild chromosome 8, ASM1685928v1, whole genome shotgun sequence genome encodes:
- the oaz2a gene encoding LOW QUALITY PROTEIN: ornithine decarboxylase antizyme 2a (The sequence of the model RefSeq protein was modified relative to this genomic sequence to represent the inferred CDS: deleted 1 base in 1 codon), translating to MLNTEESSWFAGSRLPSSIPQAPGPLWCSDAPHPQLKIPGGRGTVRDHSLGVLLHKDEKLTVTQATPVSGNPSLLHFHYQLSERRSAFWDTALSEDSLFLEIPAGSLVEGSKEGLTALLEFAEEKLKVNYVFLWFHKTREDRLSIIKTFHYMGFEMVKPGNPMVPARPDLAFMVYSMDNSSSDEE from the exons ATGCTGAACACCGAGGAAAG tTCCTGGTTCGCGGGGTCTCGACTGCCGAGCTCCATCCCTCAGGCTCCAGGGCCTCTGTGGTGCTCC GATGCCCCTCACCCACAGCTGAAGATCCCGGGTGGGCGAGGGACTGTCAGGGATCACTCTCTCGGCGTGCTACTACACAAG GATGAGAAGTTAACAGTGACGCAGGCCACTCCAGTGAGTGGGAACCCCTCTCTTCTCCACTTCCACTACCAGCTGAGTGAGCGCCGCTCGGCCTTCTGGGATACGGCTCTATCAGAGGACAGCCTTTTCCTGGAGATCCCTGCCGGGTCGCTGGTTGAGGGGAGCAAGGAGGG GCTAACTGCTCTGCTCGAGTTTGCAGAAGAGAAGCTCAAAGTTAACTATGTGTTCCTGTGGTTCCATAAAACCAGAGAGGATCGAT TGTCCATCATCAAGACGTTCCACTACATGGGCTTTGAGATGGTGAAGCCGGGCAACCCCATGGTACCGGCCCGGCCTGATCTGGCCTTCATGGTTTACTCTATGGACAACAGCAGCTCAGATGAGGAGTGA